A single window of Acidobacteriota bacterium DNA harbors:
- a CDS encoding ABC transporter ATP-binding protein, translated as MIELGGVAKTYLTGGLETPVLHGIDLTIEEGEFVALMGPSGTGKSTLMNILGLLDRPSAGTYRFAGQDLTTLDDDALSAIRNRRIGFVFQLFHLLPRVSVLQNVLLPLLYTEPYPPDARERALGLLKRVGLEDRVGFKPNALSGGQQQRVAIARALINEPALILADEPTGNLDSVATQEILAIFDRIHKEGRTIVMVTHEPEVAAHASRVITLKDGRVASDVRPA; from the coding sequence ATGATCGAACTGGGCGGAGTCGCTAAGACCTACCTCACGGGCGGCCTCGAGACTCCCGTGCTCCATGGCATCGACCTGACCATCGAGGAGGGGGAGTTCGTGGCCCTCATGGGACCCTCGGGGACCGGCAAGAGCACGCTCATGAACATCCTCGGCCTCCTGGACCGCCCCTCGGCGGGCACCTACCGCTTCGCGGGGCAGGACCTGACCACCCTCGACGACGACGCCCTGTCCGCCATCCGAAACCGCCGGATCGGCTTCGTTTTCCAGCTGTTCCATCTCCTGCCGAGGGTCAGCGTCCTCCAGAACGTGCTCCTTCCCCTTCTGTACACCGAGCCCTACCCTCCGGACGCCCGCGAACGCGCCCTGGGACTCCTCAAGCGCGTGGGCCTGGAAGACCGGGTGGGGTTCAAACCCAACGCCCTGTCCGGCGGCCAGCAGCAGCGCGTGGCCATCGCCCGGGCCCTCATCAATGAGCCCGCCCTCATCCTGGCGGACGAACCCACGGGGAACCTGGACTCGGTGGCGACCCAGGAGATCCTCGCCATCTTCGACCGGATCCACAAGGAGGGGCGGACCATCGTGATGGTGACGCACGAGCCCGAAGTGGCCGCCCACGCTTCGCGGGTGATCACCCTCAAGGACGGACGCGTGGCCAGCGACGTCAGGCCGGCCTGA
- a CDS encoding efflux RND transporter periplasmic adaptor subunit, producing MSPKTLRNSLVLALVLAGVLQGACKKAGGGKPPAGNLVPVKIMDLPAQVIATGTVTPRVGAQVKVGPRVSGRLERLYVQVGDRVTRGQTLAILEQRDLQANVDKAKAALASALATADYAKSNYDRTKELLPKGYVSQDSVDAARRAYEQARAEADNAKAQLAYAEVQLSYATVTSPIDGIVGSVSTQEGETVAASLSAPTFVTVIDLSRLEVDAYVDEVDIGRVKVGQAATFTVDAFPDKTFQAVVEAIYPQAVIQDNVVNYAVILGIQDAFEGLLRPQMTASVSITLDTTKGALVVPVRAVKHEGGKAYVQVPEGKGLSARPVTLGRESGEFVQIKAGLSEGDKVFVPGAARANDTGGL from the coding sequence ATGAGCCCCAAGACCCTTCGGAACTCGCTCGTCCTCGCCCTAGTCCTCGCCGGTGTCCTTCAGGGCGCCTGCAAGAAAGCCGGAGGCGGAAAGCCCCCCGCCGGAAACCTGGTCCCCGTCAAAATCATGGACCTGCCCGCACAGGTCATCGCCACGGGGACCGTCACCCCCAGGGTGGGGGCCCAGGTCAAGGTGGGACCCCGCGTTTCGGGGCGGCTCGAACGCCTCTACGTGCAGGTGGGAGACCGCGTCACCCGGGGGCAGACCCTCGCGATCCTGGAGCAGCGCGATCTTCAGGCCAACGTGGACAAGGCGAAGGCCGCGCTGGCCTCGGCGCTGGCCACGGCGGATTACGCCAAGTCCAATTACGACCGGACGAAGGAACTCCTCCCCAAGGGCTACGTCTCCCAGGACAGCGTGGACGCGGCGCGGCGGGCCTACGAGCAGGCCCGCGCCGAGGCGGACAACGCGAAGGCCCAACTCGCCTATGCCGAGGTCCAGCTCTCCTACGCCACCGTCACGTCGCCCATCGACGGCATCGTCGGATCCGTGTCCACCCAGGAGGGCGAGACGGTGGCCGCGAGCCTGAGCGCGCCGACCTTCGTCACGGTCATCGACCTGAGCCGTCTGGAGGTGGACGCCTACGTGGACGAGGTGGACATCGGCCGGGTCAAGGTCGGACAGGCCGCCACCTTCACCGTGGACGCGTTTCCGGACAAGACCTTCCAGGCGGTGGTGGAAGCCATCTACCCCCAGGCCGTCATCCAGGACAACGTCGTCAACTACGCCGTCATCCTCGGTATTCAGGACGCCTTCGAGGGTCTCCTGAGGCCCCAGATGACCGCCTCCGTCTCGATCACGCTGGACACCACCAAAGGGGCCTTGGTGGTCCCCGTTCGAGCGGTCAAGCACGAGGGCGGAAAGGCCTATGTCCAGGTCCCGGAAGGGAAGGGCCTCTCGGCCCGCCCCGTGACCCTCGGTCGGGAGTCGGGCGAGTTCGTCCAGATCAAGGCCGGGCTCTCCGAGGGGGACAAGGTCTTCGTGCCGGGAGCCGCCCGAGCCAACGACACCGGCGGCCTGTGA
- a CDS encoding sigma-70 family RNA polymerase sigma factor, with protein MNPAGGALDLHDTFTDEELMARAAVGDRDALGILVRRHQSGVYSIARRYLGDGSEAEDVAQDVFLRLWQAAARYRPEKPLPAYLRTITVNLCLDRRRRPALVPIVDPGAIQGTSDSEAGLLAAERQVALQKALAGLPPAQRMAVVLFHLEGLPVAETARLLDVGVKAAESLLSRARRSLRESLADILD; from the coding sequence ATGAATCCGGCAGGAGGAGCCCTGGACCTTCACGACACGTTCACCGACGAGGAACTCATGGCCCGCGCGGCCGTGGGGGACCGCGACGCCCTCGGGATCCTTGTCCGGCGGCATCAGTCGGGCGTCTACTCCATCGCGCGGAGGTACCTCGGCGACGGGAGCGAAGCCGAAGACGTGGCCCAGGACGTCTTTCTGCGGCTATGGCAAGCGGCGGCGCGCTACCGTCCCGAGAAGCCCTTGCCCGCGTACTTGCGGACCATCACCGTGAACCTCTGCCTGGACCGGCGTCGCCGACCCGCCCTGGTCCCCATCGTCGATCCCGGGGCCATCCAGGGGACCTCGGATTCGGAGGCGGGCTTGCTGGCCGCCGAGCGCCAGGTGGCCCTGCAGAAGGCCTTGGCCGGCCTCCCGCCCGCCCAGAGGATGGCCGTCGTCCTCTTCCACCTGGAGGGGCTCCCCGTTGCGGAGACGGCCCGCCTTCTCGATGTCGGAGTCAAGGCCGCCGAATCTCTCCTCTCCCGGGCCCGGCGTTCACTCCGAGAGAGCCTGGCGGACATCCTGGACTGA
- a CDS encoding TolC family protein, which yields MRHRHLLLTCLLLTTALRIGAEGEEPSAGPSGPPLTLRECIQIAVGHNPDVGAMLHAGRASMARIGQSRASYWPTLTASGGLSRSYAEAEAGASGRSSAATSSSGALSTQVTLLDGGQRKTEVQGAAAAYQAADWRFKATVQDLAMEVATAYYTLQGYLWDLEVAREILSQSTVHLEMARARESVGLAPRADVLRAATAEADARLGVVQAAGDVSRGRSALAILMGFPADAPVEIAGVPREGTLPSLPDWIEGRERALSAIPEVKAARAEEEASWLTWKAAKFSTRPTVTADGSVGRLDAGRWPDRDTWSVGLSIRIPLFTGFSKSWSVAGARAGYEGAREETRSALLAAEKAAYTARIGLDESLQAVAAAEAYLLSAEESARVAEGRYREGLGSMLDLVDATTSLQSAKLRLVRARLQALLSDLQWSRATGIDLLEGITVPSTALSLSRSSDQADPAKGDPTP from the coding sequence GTGAGGCACCGCCACCTTCTCTTGACCTGCCTTCTCCTGACCACGGCGCTTCGCATCGGAGCGGAAGGAGAGGAGCCCTCGGCGGGTCCCTCCGGCCCTCCGCTCACTCTGCGCGAGTGCATCCAGATCGCGGTCGGCCACAACCCGGACGTCGGGGCCATGCTTCACGCCGGGCGAGCCTCCATGGCCCGCATCGGACAGAGCCGGGCCTCCTACTGGCCCACCCTCACGGCCTCCGGCGGGTTGTCCCGATCCTACGCCGAAGCCGAGGCCGGCGCCTCGGGCCGTTCGTCCGCCGCCACCAGTTCCAGCGGCGCGCTTTCCACCCAGGTCACGCTCCTGGACGGCGGCCAGCGAAAGACGGAGGTCCAGGGAGCCGCCGCCGCGTACCAGGCCGCCGACTGGAGGTTCAAGGCCACCGTCCAGGACCTGGCGATGGAGGTGGCCACGGCCTACTACACTCTCCAGGGCTACCTGTGGGACCTCGAAGTGGCCCGGGAGATCCTGTCCCAGAGCACGGTCCACCTGGAAATGGCCCGGGCCAGAGAATCCGTGGGCCTCGCGCCGCGGGCCGACGTGCTCCGGGCCGCCACCGCCGAAGCGGACGCCCGACTGGGCGTGGTCCAGGCCGCCGGCGACGTATCCCGAGGACGGTCCGCCCTGGCCATCCTGATGGGATTTCCGGCGGATGCGCCCGTCGAGATCGCGGGCGTCCCCCGGGAAGGGACCTTGCCCTCCCTTCCGGACTGGATCGAGGGGCGGGAGCGGGCCCTCTCGGCCATCCCCGAGGTAAAGGCCGCCAGGGCGGAGGAGGAGGCCTCCTGGCTCACCTGGAAGGCCGCGAAGTTCTCCACCCGGCCCACGGTCACGGCCGACGGGTCGGTGGGCCGCCTGGACGCGGGCCGCTGGCCCGACCGGGACACCTGGAGCGTGGGCCTCTCGATCCGGATTCCTCTCTTCACGGGCTTCTCCAAGTCCTGGAGCGTGGCGGGAGCACGGGCCGGGTACGAAGGCGCCCGGGAGGAAACCCGGAGCGCCCTCCTCGCCGCGGAAAAGGCCGCGTACACGGCGCGCATAGGCCTCGATGAATCCCTTCAGGCGGTGGCGGCCGCCGAGGCCTACCTCTTGAGCGCGGAGGAGAGCGCGCGGGTGGCCGAGGGACGGTACCGGGAAGGACTCGGGTCCATGCTCGACCTGGTGGACGCCACGACCTCCCTGCAGAGCGCCAAGCTGCGCCTGGTGAGGGCGCGCCTCCAGGCGCTCCTCTCCGATCTGCAATGGAGCCGCGCCACGGGGATCGATCTACTGGAGGGAATCACCGTGCCTTCCACCGCGCTTTCGCTGTCACGTTCATCCGACCAGGCCGACCCAGCCAAGGGGGACCCCACGCCATGA
- a CDS encoding periplasmic heavy metal sensor has product MRHRWLTLGLLASLALNAGLLVALMQRGARHHRHMSPPDLGLSPAVQARWDENFEGFRSRMDALRAELRAEREKMLVLLASDDCTPEALSLHRARLQDLTDRLFQTVTEHLLEQKKLLNPEQRKRFFAALRDHMPDSVGMFPHPPKEKRP; this is encoded by the coding sequence ATGAGACACCGGTGGCTCACGCTCGGGCTTCTGGCCTCTCTCGCCCTCAACGCGGGGCTGCTCGTCGCTTTGATGCAGAGGGGTGCGCGGCATCATCGCCACATGTCCCCGCCCGACCTGGGCCTCTCCCCGGCCGTCCAGGCCCGATGGGACGAAAACTTCGAGGGCTTCCGCTCCCGAATGGACGCCCTGAGGGCGGAGTTGCGGGCGGAGCGCGAGAAGATGCTCGTCCTGCTGGCCTCCGACGACTGCACGCCGGAGGCCCTCTCCCTCCATCGGGCCCGACTGCAAGACCTGACGGATCGCCTGTTCCAGACCGTCACGGAACACCTCCTCGAGCAGAAGAAGCTTCTCAATCCGGAGCAGCGCAAGCGGTTCTTCGCGGCCCTGCGCGACCACATGCCCGACTCGGTGGGCATGTTCCCCCATCCCCCGAAGGAGAAACGACCGTGA